From one Acidibrevibacterium fodinaquatile genomic stretch:
- a CDS encoding ABC transporter substrate-binding protein codes for MPNSLPRRALIRGLLAAAAIPLAARHSLAAVPEAAGPDAAAPIVALNDALSAIMKAGAATPFPARYQSLAPVVARSFDLEGILRLVVGPRWADMPREMQTALLGEFHRFTVASYVANFDDDHGTRLEILPATRAIGGDVVVETRIVSPKADPVRLDYVMHQTDGQWQARDVLLDGTISRVAVQRSDFRHILENGGPLALIASLRKKVSALSGGTLS; via the coding sequence ATGCCAAATTCTTTGCCCCGTCGGGCGCTGATCCGGGGTTTGCTGGCCGCCGCCGCGATCCCGCTCGCCGCCCGGCACTCGCTGGCGGCGGTGCCCGAAGCTGCTGGGCCCGATGCCGCGGCGCCGATCGTTGCGCTCAATGACGCTCTCAGCGCGATCATGAAAGCAGGCGCAGCAACGCCGTTTCCGGCGCGCTATCAGAGTCTCGCGCCGGTGGTTGCGCGCAGTTTCGATCTTGAAGGGATTCTCCGTCTCGTCGTCGGGCCGCGTTGGGCGGACATGCCGCGCGAGATGCAGACGGCGCTGCTTGGCGAATTTCACCGCTTCACGGTCGCGAGCTATGTCGCCAATTTCGATGACGATCATGGCACGCGGCTCGAAATTCTGCCCGCGACCCGCGCGATTGGCGGCGATGTCGTGGTCGAGACCCGGATCGTTTCCCCGAAAGCCGATCCGGTGCGGCTCGATTACGTGATGCATCAGACTGACGGCCAGTGGCAGGCGAGGGATGTGCTGCTCGACGGGACGATCAGCCGGGTTGCGGTGCAGCGCTCCGATTTCCGCCATATCCTCGAAAATGGCGGGCCGC
- the dxs gene encoding 1-deoxy-D-xylulose-5-phosphate synthase translates to MVRPRTPTLDRVDEPRDLRNFSIDQLRDLAGELRAELVDAVSVTGGHLGASLGVVELTVALHAVFETPHDRLIWDVGHQAYPHKILTGRRGRIRTLRQGGGLAGFTRRSESVYDPFGAAHSSTSISAGLGMAVARDLKGEDRHVVCVIGDGAMSAGMAYEAMNNAGALRSRLLVVLNDNDMSIAPPVGAMSAYLSRLISSRRFLSLRELAARMARHFPRGIERTARRAEEFARGILTGGTLFEEMGFYYVGPVDGHNLDHLLPVLRNLRDAEESGPILLHVVTQKGKGYAPAEAAPDKYHGVAKFNVITGEQAKAPAGPPSYTKVFADALIQEAEKDPRIVAITAAMPSGTGLDRFAKRFPERCFDVGIAEQHAVTFAAGLAAEGMAPFCAIYSTFLQRAYDQVVHDVAIQSLPVRFAIDRAGLVGADGATHAGSFDLAYLGCLPGMVLMAPADEAELVHMVATAAAIGDRPSAFRYPRGEGVGVALPETGVPLALGRGRVLREGSKVALLSLGTRLPEALAAAEDLAARGLSATVADARFAKPIDAELIERLAREHEVMVVIEEGAIGGFASHVMQHLARKGLLDGGLKFRPLTLPDIFIDHDSPRAQIEVAGLDAAHIVQTVLGALGAARPKIVPVRS, encoded by the coding sequence ATGGTTAGGCCCCGGACGCCGACTCTGGATCGCGTGGATGAGCCGCGCGATCTGCGCAATTTCTCCATCGATCAACTGCGTGATCTGGCGGGCGAACTCCGCGCCGAGCTGGTGGATGCCGTCTCGGTCACGGGCGGGCATCTCGGCGCCTCGCTCGGCGTCGTTGAGCTCACGGTCGCGCTGCACGCGGTGTTCGAGACGCCGCATGATCGGCTGATTTGGGATGTCGGGCACCAGGCCTATCCGCACAAAATTTTGACCGGCCGGCGCGGGCGCATCCGCACGCTGCGCCAGGGCGGCGGGCTTGCCGGCTTCACCCGCCGCTCAGAAAGCGTCTATGACCCGTTCGGCGCCGCCCATTCCTCGACCTCGATTTCCGCCGGCCTCGGCATGGCCGTCGCGCGCGACCTCAAGGGCGAGGACCGGCACGTCGTCTGTGTCATCGGCGATGGCGCGATGAGCGCCGGCATGGCCTATGAGGCGATGAACAATGCCGGGGCGTTGCGCTCGCGCCTCCTCGTCGTGCTCAACGACAACGACATGTCGATCGCGCCGCCGGTCGGCGCCATGAGCGCCTATCTCTCGCGCCTGATCTCCTCGCGCCGCTTCCTCTCGCTGCGGGAGCTGGCGGCGCGCATGGCGCGGCATTTCCCGCGCGGCATCGAGCGCACCGCGCGCCGCGCCGAGGAATTCGCCCGCGGCATCCTCACCGGCGGCACCTTGTTCGAGGAGATGGGCTTTTATTACGTCGGCCCGGTGGACGGGCATAATCTCGACCATCTCTTGCCGGTTCTGCGCAATCTCCGCGACGCCGAGGAGAGCGGGCCGATCCTGCTGCACGTCGTCACGCAAAAGGGCAAGGGCTATGCCCCGGCGGAAGCGGCGCCGGACAAATATCATGGCGTTGCCAAATTCAACGTCATCACCGGCGAGCAGGCGAAGGCGCCGGCGGGCCCGCCCTCCTATACCAAAGTCTTTGCCGACGCCCTGATCCAGGAGGCGGAGAAAGACCCGCGCATCGTTGCGATCACCGCGGCGATGCCGTCTGGCACCGGCCTTGACCGTTTCGCCAAACGCTTCCCCGAGCGTTGCTTCGATGTCGGCATCGCCGAGCAGCACGCGGTGACCTTCGCCGCCGGCCTCGCCGCCGAAGGCATGGCGCCGTTTTGCGCGATCTATTCGACCTTCCTGCAGCGCGCCTATGACCAGGTGGTGCATGACGTCGCCATCCAGTCTTTGCCGGTGCGCTTTGCCATCGACCGCGCCGGCCTGGTCGGCGCCGATGGCGCGACCCATGCCGGGAGCTTCGACCTCGCCTATCTCGGCTGCCTGCCGGGGATGGTGCTGATGGCGCCGGCCGACGAGGCGGAGCTGGTGCACATGGTGGCGACCGCGGCCGCGATCGGCGATCGTCCCTCCGCTTTCCGCTATCCGCGTGGCGAGGGGGTTGGCGTCGCGCTGCCCGAGACCGGGGTGCCGCTTGCGCTCGGGCGCGGGCGGGTGTTGCGCGAAGGCAGCAAGGTCGCCCTGCTCTCGCTCGGCACGCGGCTCCCCGAGGCGCTGGCGGCGGCCGAGGATCTCGCCGCGCGCGGGCTTTCGGCGACGGTTGCCGATGCCCGCTTCGCCAAGCCGATCGACGCCGAGCTGATCGAACGCTTGGCCCGCGAGCACGAGGTGATGGTGGTGATCGAGGAAGGCGCGATCGGCGGTTTCGCATCGCACGTGATGCAGCATCTGGCGCGCAAGGGCTTGCTCGATGGCGGGCTCAAATTCCGTCCGCTGACGCTGCCCGACATTTTCATTGACCATGACAGCCCGCGTGCCCAAATCGAGGTCGCTGGTCTCGATGCCGCCCATATCGTGCAGACGGTGCTGGGGGCGCTCGGGGCCGCGCGTCCAAAAATCGTTCCCGTTCGTTCATGA